A single Micromonospora sp. CCTCC AA 2012012 DNA region contains:
- a CDS encoding flotillin family protein, whose product MPLLVAIGGAVLLAVVLILFVLSRIKVAGPNEAFIVTGRKGRTTQTADGLRSTDMSGQKVVLGASVFVLPVVQKLQSLDLSSRRIDVGIKGAVSKQGIRTELHGVAIVKIGGTEDAIRAAAQRFLHQQDEIDNFTREVLAGALRSIVGRLTVEEIIRDRAAFASAVAEEAEHSMTNQGLVLDTFQLQDILAEGSYLQDLGRPEAARVLKDAAIAEARARQQAEQERLLAEEAIAEANRNLSLKQAGIQAEIDAAKAKSAAAGPLAQAERDQAILSEQQKVAERNAELKQRQLDTEVRKPADAARYKVEQEAEAARNAAVLNADARRQATIAAAQAEAEQARLTGEGERARRAALAEANAVEGAKEGEAEQRRRTAIADAIEREGQAEAAAILAKGQAEAEAMARKAEAFAAYGEAAVLDLLVRVLPQVVEAASAPIGAIDKMTVISTDGASSLTKSVAGNVAQGLQLGTDLTGIDLAGLLAKLSGAHTNGRATVDGSSVEH is encoded by the coding sequence ATGCCCCTGCTCGTCGCCATCGGCGGCGCGGTCCTCCTCGCCGTCGTCCTCATCCTCTTCGTGCTCTCCCGGATCAAGGTGGCCGGTCCGAACGAGGCGTTCATCGTCACCGGCCGCAAGGGTCGGACCACCCAGACCGCCGACGGCCTGCGCTCCACCGACATGTCCGGGCAGAAGGTCGTCCTCGGCGCGTCGGTCTTCGTGCTGCCGGTGGTGCAGAAGCTCCAGTCGCTCGACCTGTCCAGCCGCCGGATCGACGTCGGCATCAAGGGTGCGGTGAGCAAGCAGGGCATCCGTACGGAGCTGCACGGCGTGGCGATCGTGAAAATCGGCGGGACCGAGGACGCGATCCGCGCCGCCGCCCAGCGCTTCCTGCACCAGCAGGACGAGATCGACAACTTCACCCGGGAGGTGCTGGCCGGCGCGCTCCGCTCCATCGTCGGCCGGCTCACCGTCGAGGAGATCATCCGGGACCGGGCGGCGTTCGCCAGCGCGGTGGCGGAGGAGGCCGAGCACTCGATGACCAACCAGGGGCTGGTGCTGGACACCTTCCAACTCCAGGACATCCTGGCCGAGGGGTCGTACCTGCAGGACCTGGGGCGGCCGGAGGCCGCGCGGGTGCTCAAGGACGCGGCCATCGCCGAGGCCCGGGCCCGGCAGCAGGCCGAGCAGGAGCGGCTGCTCGCCGAGGAGGCGATCGCCGAGGCGAACCGGAACCTCTCCCTCAAGCAGGCCGGCATCCAGGCGGAGATCGACGCCGCCAAGGCGAAGTCGGCGGCGGCCGGTCCGCTCGCCCAGGCCGAGCGGGACCAGGCGATCCTCTCCGAGCAGCAGAAGGTGGCCGAGCGGAACGCGGAGCTGAAGCAGCGGCAGCTCGACACCGAGGTGCGCAAGCCCGCCGACGCGGCCCGCTACAAGGTCGAGCAGGAGGCCGAGGCGGCCCGCAACGCGGCGGTGCTGAACGCCGACGCGCGGCGGCAGGCGACCATCGCGGCCGCGCAGGCCGAGGCCGAGCAGGCCCGGCTCACCGGTGAGGGCGAGCGGGCCCGCCGGGCCGCGCTGGCCGAGGCGAACGCGGTCGAGGGTGCCAAGGAGGGTGAGGCCGAGCAGCGCCGGCGTACCGCGATCGCCGACGCGATCGAGCGCGAGGGCCAGGCGGAGGCCGCGGCGATCCTGGCCAAGGGTCAGGCCGAGGCGGAGGCGATGGCCCGCAAGGCCGAGGCGTTCGCCGCGTACGGCGAGGCCGCCGTGCTGGACCTGCTGGTCCGGGTGCTGCCGCAGGTGGTCGAGGCGGCCAGCGCCCCGATCGGCGCGATCGACAAGATGACCGTCATCTCCACCGACGGTGCCTCGTCGCTGACCAAGTCGGTCGCCGGAAACGTCGCCCAGGGCCTCCAGCTCGGCACCGACCTGACCGGCATCGACCTGGCCGGGCTGCTCGCCAAGCTGAGTGGCGCGCACACCAACGGCAGGGCCACGGTGGACGGCAGCAGCGTCGAGCACTGA
- a CDS encoding TolB-like translocation protein produces MTRSAEDALRAAVHDLAAGVRPAPDLAGAALRRGRRLRRRRRATAAGAALAAIVAVLLPFVLLRPDPVAPPATPPATATPEPTVLPTPGPDWTTKPLLLPGDRLVVGAAYPGGAGRAFVLDRGTGEYRRTSSFDGVYPAPTGSFVAVRDEKRPRQVGLADLRTGRFHWYEVGRALSDPQWSPDGRRLLLTTRRLDHEGFIVLETDGTTHTYPVDRRRWFCTDYCNFTWTRDGREVALPQTGGGDHNEAVRDERRGVQLFSADDGQPTRLVPVPGDPAGPDAWSPDGRLVVVQGQREPLLVETATGRVVNPLPAADVVWVSDDRLLYREPIGAGDYVLADPAGRELVRQPLPRELVAQHLTLSPR; encoded by the coding sequence ATGACCCGGTCGGCGGAGGACGCCCTGCGGGCGGCCGTACACGACCTCGCGGCCGGGGTCCGGCCCGCACCGGACCTGGCCGGTGCGGCGCTGCGTCGGGGCCGCCGGCTGCGCCGCCGTCGGCGGGCCACCGCCGCGGGGGCCGCACTGGCGGCGATCGTCGCGGTGCTCCTGCCGTTCGTGCTGCTCCGGCCGGACCCGGTCGCGCCGCCGGCCACGCCCCCCGCCACGGCCACCCCCGAGCCGACCGTGCTGCCCACGCCGGGGCCGGACTGGACCACGAAGCCGCTGCTGCTGCCCGGCGACCGGCTGGTGGTCGGCGCGGCGTACCCGGGTGGCGCGGGGCGGGCCTTCGTGCTGGACCGCGGCACCGGCGAATACCGCAGGACCAGCAGCTTCGACGGCGTCTATCCGGCGCCCACGGGGTCCTTCGTCGCGGTCCGGGACGAGAAACGACCCCGCCAGGTCGGCCTGGCGGACCTGCGCACCGGCAGGTTCCACTGGTACGAGGTGGGCCGCGCCCTCTCCGACCCCCAGTGGTCCCCGGACGGCCGACGGCTGCTCCTCACCACCCGCCGACTCGATCACGAGGGGTTCATCGTGCTGGAGACCGACGGCACGACGCACACGTACCCGGTGGACCGGAGGCGGTGGTTCTGCACCGACTACTGCAACTTCACCTGGACCCGGGACGGCCGGGAGGTCGCGCTGCCGCAGACCGGCGGGGGCGACCACAACGAGGCGGTCCGGGACGAGCGGCGGGGCGTACAGCTCTTCTCCGCCGATGACGGGCAGCCGACCCGGCTCGTCCCGGTTCCCGGCGACCCGGCGGGGCCGGACGCCTGGTCGCCGGACGGGAGGCTGGTGGTCGTCCAGGGGCAGCGGGAGCCGCTGCTGGTCGAGACCGCCACCGGCCGGGTGGTGAACCCGCTGCCGGCCGCCGACGTCGTCTGGGTCTCCGACGACCGACTGCTCTACCGCGAGCCGATCGGGGCCGGCGACTACGTGCTCGCCGACCCGGCCGGTCGGGAACTGGTCCGGCAACCGCTGCCGAGGGAACTCGTCGCACAGCACCTCACCCTCAGCCCTCGCTGA
- a CDS encoding CCA tRNA nucleotidyltransferase, translated as MSEASASHAADRRELTAAQRNAVAELLRVSPVADELGRRFAEAGHELHLVGGSVRDALLGRLGEDLDFCTDAHPDQTLQIVKGWAEAIWETGREFGTIGCQRDGLQLEITTFRAEAYDQVSRNPVVEYGTSLDDDLKRRDFTINAMAVSLPEHRFTDPHGGLADLAAKVIRTPGTPQESFRDDPLRMLRAARFAAQLRFAVHPDVRAAMARMAPDLDRITAERIRDEFTKLLCGADPITGLRLLVDTGLAERFLPELTGLKLEIDEHAQHKDVYEHTLTVVENAMSMEENGCDFVLRMAALMHDVGKPATKAVGSDGRVSFHHHEVVGARLTKARMKALRYPKDVTAQVVKLVGLHLRFYGYGRGEWTDSAVRRYVADAGDLLSRLHKLTRSDCTTRNRRKAAALAADYDALEERIARIAADEDLARVRPDLDGNAIMELLGVPPGPVVGKAWQHLKELRLERGPLDRDEAEAELLRWAREQGIAG; from the coding sequence ATGTCCGAAGCCTCCGCATCCCACGCCGCCGACCGCCGCGAGCTGACCGCCGCGCAGCGCAACGCCGTCGCCGAACTGCTCCGCGTCTCGCCGGTCGCCGACGAGCTCGGTCGCCGGTTCGCCGAGGCGGGCCACGAACTGCACCTGGTGGGTGGTTCCGTCCGGGACGCCCTGCTCGGCCGGCTCGGCGAGGACCTGGACTTCTGCACCGACGCCCACCCGGACCAGACGCTGCAGATCGTCAAGGGCTGGGCCGAGGCGATCTGGGAGACCGGTCGGGAGTTCGGCACCATCGGCTGCCAGCGCGACGGCCTCCAACTGGAGATCACCACCTTCCGCGCGGAGGCGTACGACCAGGTCAGCCGGAACCCGGTGGTCGAGTACGGCACCAGCCTCGACGACGACCTCAAGCGGCGTGACTTCACCATCAACGCGATGGCCGTGAGCCTGCCCGAACACCGGTTCACCGATCCGCACGGCGGCCTCGCCGACCTCGCCGCCAAGGTCATCCGTACCCCCGGCACGCCGCAGGAGTCGTTCCGGGACGACCCGCTGCGGATGCTGCGCGCGGCCCGGTTCGCCGCCCAGCTCCGCTTCGCCGTCCACCCCGACGTCCGGGCGGCGATGGCCCGGATGGCTCCCGACCTGGACCGGATCACCGCCGAGCGGATCCGGGACGAGTTCACCAAGCTGCTCTGCGGCGCCGACCCGATCACCGGGCTGCGGCTGCTGGTCGACACCGGGCTGGCCGAGCGTTTCCTGCCCGAGCTGACCGGGTTGAAGCTGGAGATCGACGAGCACGCGCAGCACAAGGACGTCTACGAGCACACCCTCACCGTCGTCGAGAACGCCATGTCGATGGAGGAGAACGGCTGCGACTTCGTGCTGCGGATGGCCGCGCTCATGCACGACGTGGGCAAGCCGGCCACCAAGGCGGTCGGGTCGGACGGGCGGGTCAGCTTCCACCACCACGAGGTGGTCGGTGCCCGGCTGACCAAGGCCCGGATGAAGGCCCTGCGCTATCCGAAGGACGTCACCGCCCAGGTGGTCAAGCTGGTCGGCCTGCACCTGCGCTTCTACGGGTACGGCCGGGGCGAGTGGACCGACTCGGCGGTCCGCCGGTACGTCGCCGACGCCGGTGACCTGCTCTCCCGGCTGCACAAGTTGACCCGGTCGGACTGCACCACCCGGAACCGGCGCAAGGCCGCCGCCCTGGCCGCCGACTACGACGCGCTGGAGGAGCGGATCGCCCGGATCGCGGCCGACGAGGACCTGGCCCGGGTCCGCCCCGACCTGGACGGCAACGCGATCATGGAGCTGCTCGGCGTACCGCCGGGGCCGGTGGTGGGGAAGGCGTGGCAGCACCTGAAGGAGCTGCGCCTGGAGCGCGGGCCGCTGGACCGCGACGAGGCCGAGGCGGAGCTGCTTCGCTGGGCCCGGGAACAGGGCATCGCCGGCTGA
- a CDS encoding DUF5318 domain-containing protein: protein MRTQRQVVDYSLQKRAVLRELLAGRIGTYDVCDASPYLKNAARFHGEPTDERCPICRSENLIHVHYIYGDELKQSAGQARTRAELPVLAMTLREFQVFVVEVCPGCDWNHLVEQFLLGRDGLTGGTEDGSAQDAMGGSSTTSGSTPRRRREAQR, encoded by the coding sequence ATGCGTACGCAGCGCCAGGTCGTCGACTACTCGCTCCAGAAGCGAGCGGTGCTGCGTGAACTCCTCGCCGGCCGGATCGGCACGTACGACGTCTGCGACGCGTCGCCGTACCTGAAGAACGCCGCCCGGTTCCACGGCGAGCCGACCGATGAGCGTTGCCCCATCTGCCGGAGCGAGAACCTCATCCACGTCCACTACATTTACGGGGACGAACTCAAGCAGTCCGCCGGCCAGGCGCGGACCCGGGCGGAGTTGCCCGTCCTGGCGATGACGCTGCGTGAGTTCCAGGTCTTCGTGGTGGAGGTGTGCCCCGGGTGTGACTGGAACCATCTCGTCGAGCAGTTCCTGCTCGGGCGGGACGGGCTGACCGGTGGCACGGAGGACGGGTCGGCTCAGGACGCGATGGGTGGCTCGTCCACCACGTCCGGGTCGACCCCTCGTCGAAGGCGAGAGGCGCAACGGTGA
- a CDS encoding inositol-3-phosphate synthase: MGSVRVAIVGVGNCASSLVQGVEYYRNADPNDRVPGLMHVTFGDYHVSDVEFVAAFDVDAKKVGMDLAEAIVASENNTIKLCDVPPTGVSVQRGPTFDGLGQYYREIVEESDAEPVDVAKALRDAQVDVVVSYLPVGSEQADKFYAQAAIDAGCAFVNALPVFIASDPEWAKKFEDAGLPIVGDDIKSQVGATIVHRALAKLFEDRGVELLRTYQLNFGGNMDFMNMLERNRLVSKKISKTQSVTSQIPHEMSKSDVHIGPSDHVPWLDDRKWAYIRLEGRSFGDTPLNAELKLEVWDSPNSAGVIIDAVRAAKIALDRKIGGPILSASSYFMKSPPTQYADHDAHAAVEAFIKGEVER; this comes from the coding sequence ATGGGCTCCGTCCGCGTCGCCATCGTCGGTGTGGGTAACTGCGCCTCGTCCCTCGTGCAGGGCGTGGAGTACTACCGGAACGCCGACCCGAACGACCGCGTCCCGGGTCTCATGCACGTCACCTTCGGCGACTACCACGTATCGGACGTGGAGTTTGTCGCGGCGTTCGACGTGGACGCCAAGAAGGTGGGCATGGACCTCGCGGAGGCGATCGTCGCCAGCGAGAACAACACCATCAAGCTCTGCGACGTGCCGCCGACCGGCGTCAGCGTCCAGCGCGGTCCGACCTTCGACGGTCTGGGCCAGTACTACCGCGAGATCGTCGAGGAGTCGGACGCCGAGCCGGTGGACGTCGCCAAGGCGCTGCGTGACGCGCAGGTCGACGTGGTCGTCTCCTACCTGCCGGTCGGCTCCGAGCAGGCCGACAAGTTCTATGCGCAGGCCGCGATCGACGCCGGTTGCGCGTTCGTGAACGCCCTGCCGGTCTTCATCGCCTCCGACCCCGAGTGGGCGAAGAAGTTCGAGGACGCGGGCCTGCCGATCGTCGGTGACGACATCAAGAGCCAGGTCGGCGCCACCATCGTGCACCGCGCGCTGGCGAAGCTCTTCGAGGACCGCGGTGTCGAGCTGCTGCGCACGTACCAGCTCAACTTCGGCGGCAACATGGACTTCATGAACATGCTGGAGCGCAACCGCCTGGTCTCGAAGAAGATCTCGAAGACCCAGTCGGTGACCTCGCAGATCCCGCACGAGATGAGCAAGAGCGACGTGCACATCGGCCCGTCGGACCACGTGCCGTGGCTCGACGACCGCAAGTGGGCGTACATCCGCCTGGAGGGCCGCTCCTTCGGTGACACCCCGCTGAACGCCGAGCTCAAGCTCGAGGTGTGGGACTCGCCGAACTCGGCCGGTGTCATCATCGACGCCGTCCGGGCCGCGAAGATCGCGCTGGACCGCAAGATCGGTGGCCCGATCCTCTCGGCCTCCTCGTACTTCATGAAGTCCCCGCCCACCCAGTACGCCGACCACGACGCGCACGCCGCCGTCGAGGCGTTCATCAAGGGCGAGGTCGAGCGCTGA
- a CDS encoding PadR family transcriptional regulator, which produces MLELAILGLLQEAPMHGYELRKELAAKLGAIRAAISYGSLYPTLRRLQAAGWITEAAETPATAEEVPALTSRRGRVVYTITAEGKERFAQLIAQAGPETYDDTGFGVHFAFFARTDQATRLRILEGRRRKIEERREGLRDVLGRAAERLDAYTLELQRHGLDACEREVRWLEELIANERSGRAPTVPHSGAAGGRREDNSPPPPGASRTERP; this is translated from the coding sequence ATGCTCGAGCTCGCCATCCTGGGCCTCCTTCAGGAGGCCCCGATGCACGGCTACGAGCTGCGCAAGGAGCTGGCCGCCAAGCTCGGTGCCATCCGGGCGGCGATCAGCTACGGCTCGCTCTACCCGACCCTGCGGCGGCTGCAGGCGGCGGGTTGGATCACCGAAGCCGCCGAGACACCCGCGACCGCCGAGGAGGTTCCCGCGCTGACCAGCCGACGCGGTCGGGTGGTCTACACCATTACCGCGGAGGGCAAGGAACGCTTCGCCCAGCTGATAGCGCAGGCTGGACCCGAGACGTACGACGACACGGGCTTCGGCGTGCACTTCGCGTTCTTCGCCCGGACCGACCAGGCCACCCGACTCCGGATCCTGGAAGGTCGTCGTCGCAAGATCGAGGAGCGTCGCGAAGGTCTTCGTGACGTGCTCGGCCGGGCAGCCGAGCGGCTCGACGCGTACACCCTGGAACTGCAGCGCCACGGCCTCGACGCCTGTGAGCGTGAGGTCCGCTGGCTGGAGGAGCTCATCGCCAATGAGCGCTCCGGCCGAGCCCCGACCGTCCCGCACAGCGGGGCAGCCGGCGGCCGACGAGAAGACAACAGCCCGCCCCCGCCTGGAGCGTCCAGGACAGAGCGGCCGTGA
- a CDS encoding S8 family serine peptidase, with the protein MLRRSAVAGLALATATTLACVTTGGPASAAPLAPDKVRGTDSPDAVPGRWIVVLKDRKASARTVRTTADGLADTAGGSVGRIFSSGLRGWSAQMSPAQAARLAADPDVAYVEQVRKFSVAGTQSTPPSWGLDRIDQTTPVLNRSYTYPTTAADVTAYIVDTGIDISHQQFGGRASYGYDFVDNDAVADDCEGHGTHVAGTVGGSTYGVAKDVKLVAVRVLDCNGEGYSDQLVAAIDWVTANAAKPAVVNMSLGFGGVVQSVDDAVNRSIAAGVTYAVAAGNDHGDACLASPAHVPDAITVGATDHLDFRAWFSNFGPCLDVFAPGVNITSSIGESTGTAVESGTSMASPHVAGAAALLLSAHPDWTPQQVRDAIVTGGISGAVQDGRNSVNRLLHVGPTQAARSSFGLRARVNGRLVTAESAGTLPLIARSTALGPWEKFDVVPTSDGFVALLAKINAKYVTAPASGTSPLIANKTTIGAAEKFTVVDNSDGSVSLKANSNGKYVMADNSGKLPLIAKSTAIGPWEKFDFTAPAPTVSIKATANGKYVTAQSAGTLPLLAKATAVGLWEKYEVVDAGLGFVALRAKVNNKFVTAESGGARPLIARSASIGAWEKLWVLDYNTDGTLYLVAAVNNKVITAESGGARPLIANRTIDWSSPTLGVGAWEKFTVTPIQP; encoded by the coding sequence GTGCTACGCCGTTCAGCGGTGGCCGGGCTCGCCCTCGCCACCGCGACCACACTCGCCTGCGTCACCACCGGCGGTCCCGCCTCGGCCGCCCCGCTCGCACCGGACAAGGTGCGCGGCACCGACTCGCCCGACGCCGTGCCGGGCCGCTGGATCGTCGTGCTCAAGGACCGCAAGGCCAGCGCCCGCACCGTCCGCACCACCGCCGACGGGCTTGCCGACACCGCCGGCGGTTCGGTCGGCCGGATCTTCAGCAGCGGCCTCCGCGGCTGGTCGGCGCAGATGAGCCCGGCGCAGGCCGCCCGGCTCGCCGCCGACCCCGACGTCGCGTACGTCGAGCAGGTCCGCAAGTTCTCCGTCGCCGGCACCCAGAGCACCCCGCCGTCGTGGGGGCTGGACCGGATCGACCAGACCACCCCGGTGCTCAACCGCTCCTACACCTACCCGACCACCGCCGCCGACGTGACCGCGTACATCGTGGACACCGGCATCGACATCAGCCACCAGCAGTTCGGCGGCCGGGCCAGCTACGGCTACGACTTCGTCGACAACGACGCCGTCGCCGACGACTGCGAGGGGCACGGCACCCACGTCGCCGGCACCGTCGGCGGCAGCACGTACGGCGTCGCCAAGGACGTCAAGCTCGTCGCCGTACGGGTGCTCGACTGCAACGGTGAGGGCTACAGCGACCAGCTGGTCGCCGCCATCGACTGGGTCACCGCGAACGCCGCGAAGCCGGCCGTGGTGAACATGAGCCTCGGCTTCGGCGGGGTCGTGCAGTCCGTGGACGACGCGGTCAACCGCTCCATCGCGGCCGGCGTCACGTACGCCGTCGCGGCCGGCAACGACCACGGCGACGCCTGCCTCGCGTCGCCGGCGCACGTGCCCGACGCGATCACCGTCGGCGCCACCGACCACCTGGACTTCCGCGCCTGGTTCTCCAACTTCGGTCCCTGCCTGGACGTCTTCGCGCCGGGCGTGAACATCACCTCGTCGATCGGCGAGAGCACCGGCACGGCGGTGGAGAGCGGCACCTCGATGGCCTCCCCGCACGTGGCCGGTGCCGCCGCTCTGCTGCTGTCGGCGCACCCCGACTGGACGCCGCAGCAGGTCCGCGACGCGATCGTGACCGGTGGCATCTCCGGTGCCGTGCAGGACGGTCGCAACTCGGTGAACCGGCTGCTGCACGTCGGCCCGACGCAGGCGGCCCGGTCCTCGTTCGGTCTGCGGGCGCGGGTGAACGGCCGGCTCGTCACCGCGGAGAGTGCGGGCACCCTGCCGCTGATCGCCCGCAGCACGGCGCTCGGCCCGTGGGAGAAGTTCGACGTGGTGCCGACCAGTGACGGCTTCGTCGCCCTGCTCGCCAAGATCAACGCGAAGTACGTCACCGCGCCCGCCTCCGGCACCTCACCGCTGATCGCGAACAAGACCACCATCGGCGCGGCGGAGAAGTTCACCGTCGTGGACAACTCCGACGGCAGCGTCAGCCTGAAGGCCAACTCCAACGGCAAGTACGTGATGGCCGACAACTCCGGCAAGCTGCCGCTGATCGCCAAGTCCACCGCGATCGGCCCGTGGGAGAAGTTCGACTTCACCGCCCCGGCGCCCACGGTCAGCATCAAGGCCACCGCCAACGGCAAGTACGTCACCGCCCAGAGCGCCGGCACGCTGCCGCTGCTCGCCAAGGCCACCGCGGTCGGCCTCTGGGAGAAGTACGAGGTGGTCGACGCCGGGCTGGGCTTCGTCGCCCTGCGGGCCAAGGTGAACAACAAGTTCGTCACCGCGGAGAGCGGCGGCGCCCGTCCGCTGATCGCCCGGTCCGCCAGCATCGGCGCCTGGGAGAAGCTCTGGGTGCTCGACTACAACACCGACGGGACGCTCTATCTCGTCGCGGCGGTCAACAACAAGGTGATCACCGCGGAGAGCGGCGGCGCCCGTCCGCTGATCGCGAACCGGACCATCGACTGGTCCAGCCCCACCCTGGGGGTCGGCGCCTGGGAGAAGTTCACGGTGACCCCGATCCAGCCCTGA
- a CDS encoding SigE family RNA polymerase sigma factor: MTEVTDGEFTAFVNERGDALLRIAYALAGNQHAAEDLLQNALAKAYARWPRIRGDAEPYVKRILYHDQVSGWRRRARRPEVPVAVLPERAATGDSGHDADLRMLLREALLALPPRQRAVLTLRYLEDLSVEQTAALLGCRAGTVASQASKALAKLRVLVPGLDDLTERSEVTR; encoded by the coding sequence GTGACTGAGGTGACCGACGGGGAGTTCACCGCGTTCGTCAACGAACGGGGCGACGCGCTGCTGCGGATCGCGTACGCGCTCGCCGGCAACCAGCACGCGGCCGAGGACCTGCTGCAGAACGCGCTGGCCAAGGCGTACGCCCGGTGGCCGCGGATCCGGGGCGACGCCGAGCCGTACGTGAAACGGATCCTCTACCACGACCAGGTCTCCGGCTGGCGGCGTCGGGCGCGGCGCCCGGAGGTGCCGGTCGCGGTGCTGCCGGAGCGGGCGGCGACCGGCGACAGCGGTCACGACGCCGACCTGCGGATGCTGCTGCGCGAGGCGCTGCTGGCCCTGCCGCCCCGGCAGCGCGCCGTGCTCACCCTGCGCTACCTGGAGGACCTCAGCGTCGAGCAGACCGCCGCGCTCCTCGGCTGCCGGGCCGGCACCGTGGCCAGCCAGGCGTCGAAGGCGCTGGCGAAGCTCCGCGTACTGGTGCCCGGACTGGACGACCTGACCGAGCGCTCGGAGGTGACGCGATGA
- a CDS encoding methylated-DNA--[protein]-cysteine S-methyltransferase — protein MRWAVLDSPIGEFSVATEGGAVCGAHFGRVESAVEEPVDEVARLAVAELRAYFAGAATGFTVPVLAPRGSPFERAVWREMTRIPYGEKLTYGEVARAVGEPGAARAVGVACNRNPVPVLVPCHRIVGAGGKLVGFGGGLPRKVTLLELEASVALRRVWLPEG, from the coding sequence ATGCGCTGGGCCGTGCTCGATTCCCCGATCGGTGAGTTCTCCGTGGCCACCGAGGGCGGGGCGGTGTGCGGGGCGCACTTCGGCCGGGTGGAGTCGGCGGTCGAGGAGCCCGTCGACGAGGTGGCCCGGCTGGCCGTGGCGGAGCTGCGGGCGTACTTCGCCGGTGCGGCGACCGGCTTCACGGTGCCGGTGCTGGCGCCTCGGGGGTCACCGTTCGAACGGGCCGTCTGGCGCGAGATGACCCGCATTCCGTACGGCGAGAAGCTCACCTACGGCGAGGTGGCCCGGGCGGTCGGCGAGCCGGGCGCGGCGCGGGCGGTCGGGGTGGCGTGCAACCGGAACCCGGTGCCGGTGCTGGTGCCCTGTCACCGGATCGTCGGGGCGGGCGGCAAGCTGGTCGGCTTCGGCGGCGGCCTGCCCCGCAAGGTCACCCTGCTGGAGCTGGAGGCGTCGGTGGCGCTGCGCCGCGTCTGGCTGCCCGAGGGTTGA